The Saccopteryx leptura isolate mSacLep1 chromosome 2, mSacLep1_pri_phased_curated, whole genome shotgun sequence genome has a window encoding:
- the LOC136393166 gene encoding large ribosomal subunit protein uL30-like, whose product MEGAEEKKNANVKEKKNANIREKKNANIREKKNTNASEKKKKVSAVPETLKKKRRNFAELKIKLLRKMFSQKMLQKARRKLIYEKAKYYHKEYRQMHRTEIQMARMVRKAGNFYVPAEPKLAFVIRIRGINSVNPKVRKVLQLLRLHQIFNGTFVKLNKASVNMLRIVEPYIAWGYPNLKSVNELIYKCGYGKINKKQTALTDNTLIARSLGKYGIICMEDLIHEIYNIGKHFKEANNFLWPFKLSSSHGGMKKKTTHFVEGGDAGKREDQINRLIRRMN is encoded by the coding sequence ATGGAGGGTGCCGAAGAGAAGAAGAATGCTAATGTCAAAGAGAAGAAGAATGCTAATatcagagagaagaagaatgcTAATATCAGAGAGAAGAAGAATACCAATgccagtgagaaaaagaaaaaggtttctgCTGTGCCAGAAACCCTGAAGAAAAAGCGAAGGAATTTCGCAGAGCTGAAGATCAAGCTCCTGAGAAAGATGTTTTCCCAAAAGATGCTGCAAAAGGCCAGGAGGAAACTCATCTATGAAAAAGCTAAGTACTATCACAAGGAGTACAGGCAGATGCACAGAACTGAGATTCAAATGGCTAGGATGGTGAGAAAGGCTGGCAACTTCTATGTACCTGCAGAACCCAAATTGGCATTTGTCATCAGGATCAGAGGTATCAACAGTGTGAACCCAAAGGTCCGCAAGGTTCTGCAGCTGCTGCGCCTGCACCAGATCTTCAACGGCACCTTCGTGAAGCTCAATAAGGCTTCGGTTAACATGCTGAGGATCGTGGAACCATATATTGCATGGGGGTACCCAAACTTGAAGTCAGTAAATGAATTGATCTACAAGTGTGGTTATggcaaaatcaacaaaaaacaaactgctCTGACAGATAACACATTGATTGCTCGATCTCTTGGTAAATATGGTATCATCTGCATGGAGGATCTGATTCATGAGATCTATAACATTGGAAAACACTTCAAAGAAGCAAACAACTTCTTGTGGCCCTTCAAATTATCTTCTTCACATGGTGGAATGAAGAAAAAGACCACCCACTTTGTAGAAGGTGGGGATGCTGGTAAAAGAGAAGACCAGATCAACAGGCTTATCAGAAGGATGAACTAA